In the Fusarium falciforme chromosome 6, complete sequence genome, agaccaagagacCCATCAAGGATCATGTCCGTTGGCTAGAGTGCCTCCCATATCCGTACTTCCATCCTCCGtgcctccccctcctccatcgcTTCCCCGCGGCGGGAAACCAAAACGAGTCGAGACCGCCCAATGTCACGCCACGCTACAACCTACAACGCTGTTGGAGAGATGACATGCTCGTCATGACTTTTGCTATCAACCGTCTGGTACTGTTCTGCAAGTGTCTTGGGGTTCATCAACGCCCTGGGTCACACAGAAGAAAGCCGTCACACAAATGGAAGCTATTCCATCACCTCACACTGATCAACATCAAACGCAGCCCAATGTCAAGTGAAACCTTTTCTTCAACGCCCTCCCACGTGGCCCACCTGCTCGCCGATCCTTGTGGCCCAACTGAACTGGATACTCGACGTTCCATGAGTAACCGATAGCTCTTCGGTTAACCATCTCGAGATGTTGGCTCAAAGACGACGTACAAACTACAGGCTGCACTGCTTGCAACTCGGTCGCTGCTTGTCACCAGAAACCCTTCTTCATACTACCTCCAGATATAGCATACCCAAGTCAGCTTCTTGTTGTCTCTTATCCCCCCCTTGTCAGCGGCCCAGCACCCCTTGTTCCCAAAAGACACACGGACGCACACATCGCAACTCGCGGGCAACACGGAGGTGTCGGTCTCCCGTCTCTGGAACGAGTCAGAGCACCCTCATCACAGTGCACCAGTCTGTTGATCTCCGTTTCTCAACTTGCTGGTGGCAACTCTGCTTCATCCATTCCACGTGGAAGTCATGCAGGTCCTCCCTTTCCAGACCATGTCACCATCCCCTCATTTCCATGGCTCATCCTCCCGAGCCATTTCATCCCTTTCTCACCCCAACTCTGCTGCAGGGCAGTCCCGTACCAAATAGAGCACCTTTCCATCCTCTCGGATATCAGGCCGCCGGACGCAGTGCTACTGCATAGTATGAAAGCCACTCAGCCAGCTTGGCTACATCCAGTCTACACCCGGGGCTAGCCAGTCGCGTAGCCAGGATCAAGGCATGGTATTGTTACTGTAATCCTTTCACTGCCTCTTTTCTCGGCATTATCCCAATCTAGGTTCGCGGGGGTGATGAGCAATCGCAGTGCTTGGCTCCAACGAGCTGGCCTTATCTCTGCTTGGCTATCCGGCCACCCTTGCCGTGCCAAATCTTTGAGCCATTTGAGCAAGCCCAGTCAAATGCGGAGGCCTCGTCCTCTCCGCACACCATCACAAATGGTTGGTTGTGTCGTTACGATATGCCAGATCCTGTCACCCTCTTTCTGGCTCTCAGCCAACCAGCGCGTGACAAGGTCTGATTCGCTTGGGGTTGTCGTCAGCTGTTGAGGCTGCTCCAAAAACAGCGACTTCTCACGAGGTTGAGTTGCTATGTAATGGATGCAGCGCATGCCACCATCtggccaaggtcgagacCATGCCATCCGTCCCCTGTCCGCACCGCAAAAAGAACTCAAACCATCGTGCCCCCCAGACTTGAGATGATTAAACCGCGCCATATTCAAGCCTCGCACGTCGATATCTTGGGGAAGCCTGCAAGTCTCTCCTCTGACAGGACATGCCATCACGCCCTTCTTATCAAAAACCGTCATCCTAGTCGTCCGTTTCCCCTCCAATCCCCGCACCATCTATCTCCCTCTTTTTGGTCCTGGTCTTTGCTACCCTAGCAGAGAATCAGCTCACAGGAAGCCTCGTTGTTTTGCTCGCATCTgactggatggatggcgaaGGATCGCGTCCTCGGGAGACCGTGGCGAAGTGCGGAGATTACAGGTCCCATCAGTAGCCGTAGCTACCCTACACTGCCGTCTGACTTGGAGAATTTCGACATCACAGGCTCCCATGGCATTGAAGTGATAGTTATTGAGTGATGATGTAGATTTGAAGCCGACACACCACACCTCTTACCAGTTCGTGCTGTAATCGAGTATGGCACGTCAGGGGGGATCCATCTGTCGGGGATTTTGTGTTGAGCTGTATAAATCACAATGAGATAAACTTCATCGAGCAAACTTCGTTGGCGGCATAACGACGAGAACTATCAGGGGCTACAGCCTCTTTCTCGGCTTCCTAAGATCTCAACCTCGTGGTACTACTCCTATCCGTATCGATCACACCCATCCGTCTATCCGTCCCGTTGCCGATATCTCATGGCCTTGGGGCTTGGGGACTCCCACTCTAAACCACACACTACCCTAGGGTAActcatcagcagcagcagattgATACACGACATTCACGATTAATTCACCATGAAATGCAGCAGTTTTCCAGGCCCAGCCGTTGCGTTCAGACATGCCAGCCCTCATCTATCAACCCGATACACGAATGCAGCTCGTTCGAATGAGAGTCCCGGATCATAGCCTCACCATCAAAGCCAACGTCAGCGTCAAAGCAACTGTCACATCTAAAGTGTCACATCTAAAGTGTCACATGTAAATTAATGTCGTTGTATACTTGATCgtatatccttattttccATTCATCAAAAACACCCATAGACACCAGAAACAACATCTCTTACTCTCACATTCGGGGTATCAAATCTCAACGCACTCCCACGAGCTCTTCCATCCCATCATGTATAAGGGTTGCCAGACTTCCATATCCGCTGCAATGCAAAGTATAGGCCTCGTGGGTAAAACTACCCAGCAGTGACTCCACCAAACAAAGAAAAATCCCCAAAGATATATCGCTCCGACGGTCCCCTTTTCCATCTTCTTGAACCTTGCGTGTATGAAAAGTAACGAGTAAGGAATGAGCAGGATGGTCAAGTTGTCATTGACCATGTCCCTGAGTGAGTGGGTCAAGTTATAAGTAAAGGCTCATCATGTTGGCCATGCGTATCAATATCAGAATGACTGCAAGGGCAATAGACGGCCTGAAGAACAAGCATCCAGATCTGGAAGGCAACCAAATCCATCGCTCGCCGTAATCTAGGCATATGCAGAATCATAGCCTCCAAACGACATTTGCTGACCTATAGGGGTAGTAGGAGTAAGGCATGAAGCATCAGATGCCGAGGTCGTCATGCTCTGGGGGTCATAAGGAGCCGAAAAGGCTGGCTCCTGCATGAATCCAGCGTCCATCATGTCGGCATCGTTCATGTCGATGTCTTGCTCAGGCATGCTGTTGGCGATAGACCGAAGGCTTCGGAGATCCTCGGCGATAATACCCCCTGTGGCCTGCTGCATCATAGCaaattgctgctgctgccgaggGTCGTACATCTGCGCCTGGGGTATGTTTGCATACTGAAAGTGATGCGGCATAGGTGCCGGAGCTGCCGTTGTCGCAGGCATCGTATGCCGAGGTGGCCGGGCGGAACGACCGGAGCGAACTGGACCAGGGCGTGGTACATAGACACGCCGTTGAGAAGCCAGATACGCTGCCAAGTTGGGGTTTGTCCCCCGAGAAATGCGGAACTGATACTGATCGGCATCAGGTGAGGGACCCGAAGGTGGGAGAGGAGGCGCCCGCGACTTGTGTCCTGGAATTGGTTGGCGGCACTGGTCCTTGACGGGGTTGATAAAGTCCTCGCGGtacttggtgatggaggacGGCTCCGAACCGAGGGCAATGGCATATTGAACCATGAGTTGCAGGTCGCCCAGATGCCGCGTTTCGAGTCGTTTCCGCAGGATGCCACTGGACTGGGGATGCCATTGCAAACGATTTCGTTCTTCCTCGGGCCATGAAGAGTTCGCCCAAGCTCGCACCAATCCTGACTGCTTCAACAGATTCCGCATCCTTCCAGAATATGTCCACTCTCCACTGTTGGATCCTTCGTCGAAATGCTTCACCACGTGGGCCACAAACTCCTTAAAGGTCGAGtcgacatcgtcgtcgctgggAGCCTCAAAAACTTGAGGGCAGTTTTCGAAGCCACAGGCAAAAACGGTCTGGGGACACAAGTTCACCTTGGCTTCGTCGAGAGTCATGCGAGAGCCACCGTGGGCCTGTTTCAGATGGGTCTTGTACGCCGTCTGCCAGTCGAAAACCATGTTGCAATCCGAATGACGACAGAACCACTGGGCATTGGTGTTGTGAAAGTCCTCGATATGACGCTTCAAGTCATTCTTACGCGTACACGTCTTTTGAATGTCTTCTTCCCTGCAGAAGCCACATGTGAAGGAACCCTTTTGTTTGGGTGCGTGCGGAGCCGGAGTTGCGGAATCACCTGACGGGGTCGTcgcggcctcttcctctcgatGTGTTGACTGCGAAGTAGAAGGGCGAGTAGACTGATTCGATTTGCGACCAAGTAGCTTGGCAGTGCGTGCTGACACattggagatgatgctgccGCGGACAGAAGAGTTATCGGAGGAAAAGGTTCGCACGCTGGCTGTATCGAAGAGGCTGGCGGCATCCTCGGACTTTACCGAGGAATAGGTACTTGAAGAGATGACTGAGGCTCCATCGTTGACTGATGAATACAGAAAATTAGCGACAACGAGGCCAAGGTAGACGCAGTCTCGACTTGGTGAGATTAGCGACAAGAAGCGGTCACTCACGAGAGATGGCAGGCGAGGttgcctcctcgtccatcaaCTGGGCGACACCTTCGCGACCATAGCGGCGCATAAGATGGCGGAGTAGTTGACGATCGAGCGAATCATCCTGATGCGACATGGAAGAATGTTGAGATATGCTATCGGCCTCGGACCACGAGTCCGGAGCCATGGTTGATGTCGGAAGATGGAGTTGGCAGGAGACGGGGAGAGGGATTGGGATTGGGGCGGTCGAGGGAGTAGTGGAGCCCAGGGAGGCGATGCCCCAAGCAGCAGCCCTGGGTTGGGTTATTGGTAGTGCAGGTCAGACTGAGACTCCGTTGGTAGGGTAGTTCGGGGAATTTTTGTTGCGGCTGAGAGTTGGAGTTGGAAGAGAGTAGATAGATAATGTGCGAGGGTGGGAgaaggggagagagagagggaagaAGGCGAAAAGGCGTGGCAGTGACAGCGCGACAACTAAAAGAGAGGCCAAGCCAAAAAAGAAAGTCGTTTTGAGATTTGGATCGCAAATGACAAGCAGGAAACTGAAAGGGCCAAGCCGGAGGAACAGGGATCACTAGGTTGGTACTGATAGCGGCCTGGGTGGGAGAGATAGCGCTACGCGATGCGAGAGGACGCGGGCATTCTGGGGTAGTATGGAGTTTGGAGAGATTCCCCGAGACCCAAGACCAAGGGGGCACAGACAAGGGGGCGGATAGACGGATGGGATGTGATTGacagggaagaagaagcagaagcagatgaAAAGGAAAGCTGCGGCAGGTCAAACGTCAGCGGGGAGAGGCGAGAGTAAAAGGCCGACCGACCAAGTGTTGGATGACGGTCGATCTCTTGAGGGAGAGGGGAATGGGCACTGCGCGGGCCCTAGACCCAACCTGGCCGGGGTATTCTTGTTGGAGAATTCATGGACACACAGGATTGACGGCGACTTGAGAAATGGAGACCAAGGCAGACGAGAGACGAAGGGACTCGAGAAATGACGGGATGGACACTAACCAACGGTTTGGCCGAGGTCAACGTGGCTGGAACTTGAGGATCTGCGTCAGCGCTCGACACCACGGCCTTGTTTTCTAGGGCTGAGTGAGTGTGAGTGAGCATGAGTTCCTggagatcatcatcatggtcaaTCACTCTTTACAACTCTATTCGAAATTTGTCACTGCTCGTCTTGCTTCTGTTTCTCCTGCATCACAGACGCCGGCAAGTGGGATGAGCCATCCCGGGTGGAGAGACAGAGGGAACAGGCTGtggagttttttttttgagaTCCAGGCCCTGAAAGGGCTTGTGCGTCGAGGCTTGACCAGAACCTTATGCGCTGGAGAGAGTACGGGGGCCAAGCTCTTACAAGCCAGTCTGACTTGGGGATCGCCACTGAAACCATGTTGTCCCCGTCATGAGCTGACCTAATGGATTGCTGTGATGGATTGAACATGGGATGCTTTTCAAAGAGTCAATAGCCTTGAACCTACTACTACCCCAGGCTTCGGATCAGGCCCCAGAGCGCTTCCGGTCATGGTCGTGCCTGGGCTTAGGTACTTGAGAATATCTACCTGCCAAAAGGGTCCTTCCGATGAGTGTTGAACCAAAGCAATCGATTGGATCTCGAAGTCTTTGGGACATGGCGCAAGTAATCTTGACTGGCCAACTTACGATGCAAAAACTCAAAAGAAGGGCTTCTTGACCAAAGCCCAGACCAAGTGGGAAAAAAAACTCACACCCCCAAGATCTTCTTCCCCCGAGTCTCTCCCCTGGTGGGGCGCCTCCGGCGTGCCGTGCCACCCCAGGAAGGTGGTTTAGGTGAATCCATCTCGTCATGAGAATTGGCGTGCTTATTCGAGGGAAGACATGATGAGATCGTGTTTCTTGTGTAACTTGAAGAAATGGGATGCGTGGTCGATGCTTGAAAATAGAGAAAGAGGGTTGGTGGAAGAAAGTCTGGGGGATCAACTATGAGATTGATATATATTCTCGTCCTTCAATCTGAGACAAGATAACAATAACTAACAGACAGTCAAAGATCAAAAAGACTCGTTGTCGTCAACCAACCCCATGATGGCTTCAATCCCCTCCTCGCCCCCAGGAACCGGAACGGGATGAACCTGAACTCTGCCCCGGTCCCAGTTTCCCTCGTCAGCCAATAGGAGACGCGCCATTCAGCCAGTCATCACCGTCGAGCCATTAATCACCAAAAACCCCAAGAAAACCCGCCGATAAGCCTTTCGTCCCCCTCAATTGGGGGTCGAGATACCGACAAAAAGATTACTATACAAAAAATAAACGTGTCTCCCCGTTGGCTGTTTCTGTCCCGCAATGTTACTAGATGGCTTTCTCAGCTCGGGTCTCACGGCACTTAGAACACACAACACACAAAAGAACAACACGTGAAAGACTTGAACAACCATCAGTTTTTCCCCAAACACCAGATTTCCCTTATCATCATCTGGCCGCTCCCCTCCCACGTTCCATCCCCTGCCCCTGATTCGATCGTCCGGCCCCTGCTCAAAAAAAGCCCACCCCCAGCAAGGGGAAAAAAATAACAGGAGACTGACTTTGGTGATACCCCTGCGAAAACGTGTATCCTGTTTTCTTTCCACCTCTAGCCACCACACCCCCAGGTCCGTTCAATATCACCCCAAACCCAACCCCAAGAAAAACCCATGACTGAAGATGCTGACACATCGTCCGCTTCGTTCTCGGGCTGCTTCCGGTgtctcctccgtctcccCTTTTTACCGGGACGCCGGCTTGTGCCTGTCATCCGTGCTTGCTAGCCctggatttttttttttaaactcTGAAGGCTTTGTCCGGGGAAGGTCGGGTCGCTATAGATCCCagtttgcttgcttgtccttgtctttTCTTCTCGTGTCGGTCGATCAATCTTCTGGGTCCTCGCCTTCATACCTCGGCATAAAAAATGGACTCGCCAACGGAAACTTTTGCGCCACTACATTCTTGGTCAAGAAATACTACGTAAACCTTCAAAACTCAAATAACCAAACTAACAAAACCCCCATGGACCCTGAAATTCCTCTCCCCCCCTTGTCTCCCGTAACTTCCGGATCGTCAACCTCGGGACTTGAGGTGTGATTGATTAGATTCAATTTCGGCACTTGGGGAACAAAAAGGAAAACCTTGCCGTGCCGTGCTGTATGCATTGTAGGCCCGACAAGGACATATACCGTGGCGCTCTCCCGAGCGCAGAGAGACGGGCTCGGGCTGAAACTCGGGAAGAAAAGACGTATGTCGTGTAACCCATCAGTGTTGCACTAGATTTCGGTTCGACATGCGCGTAACAGAAGGATCTATTCCAACCAGTCGAAGAAGCACGAGCTGTCAAGCCTGGTGTTATTCGTAGAGAAGACTAACGTTCTGGAACCTTGTTGGCGAATGTAACATCAACAAATACGATATTCTGTATGTGCTCTACTTTTCTCTAAGATGCTTACTGTTGTATCCCATCTCGCCTTACGGCTTGACACCGTCCTGAATATAGTAAATTGCACTTCCCGTCGCGGGCCGACTCACGACAACGGCCCCCTTCCTCTGCTCCTCTGTAAGTTCCCGCTTGGAAAAGTACTCCTTCTCCAACGCTTCTGTAACAGCCTCGACCTTGTCCGCCGGAACGAGGTGCACGCTGCAACCTCCCCATCCTGCGCCGGTAACCCGTGCACCATAAGCTCCAGACCGCAGCGAGATGTCGCAGATCTCGTCGAGCTCGGGGCAGCTGCACTGGAACAGGTCACGGCAAGACACATGCGTCTCGTTGAGGAGGTGGCCGAGTTCCTTGTTGAAGGGTGTCGTGTCGGTTGCGCCCGTGTGGACGGGGTTCTCGAGGAGAGCCATGAAGTGGAGGACACGGAGGGCTTCAGTGAAGACGTGCAGGGCACGCTGGCGGAGTTTGAAACGTTCAGCCCTGACGGGGAGGCGGGACATGAAGCGGGCTTCAAGCTCTTCGACTGTAATGTTGAGCACCTTGGCCACCTCCTCTCGCGTATAGCCTTCCTCCTGTGTCAGAGTGTTCTTTGTCAGCTCGATCAACTTTttaagctcctcctccttagTAACACTCTTGGCGGCTGAGTAGTCTGAGCCGTTCAGATGGTAGAAGAATGTCTCATGGAAACCCTGGAGACTAATACCCAAGGGACCCGCGTCCTCTGGCAACTGGGTGCCCGGAGGGTTAAGGACAGCATTAAGATAAGCCGCAGCCATGCTGCACTCGACTACACGTAGGTTGTAGTGAATTGGGCCTGTAACCTGCTTGTTGGATGTGACAAAGGACTGCACGATAACGAAGCAGAGCTCTGGGTGTGTAGGGGGGAACTTGACAGGTCGAGCCTCGAGGCTTGGGCTGAAAGAGACAAAGAGGGCTGCGCCTTTCTCAGAGAAAACAGAGGCGGCCTGGTCCATGCTATGAGAATCGAGTTAGCTGTGTTATCAGATATGTGCAGTCTTGATATTACATACCCTCCTGAGTTGACTCCTACGGCGCGCTcgttgacgatggcgagCTCTGTCAATTCCTTCTTGTCCACCTCCTTCTCGCCGTTGGACAGCAAGATAGCCAACGAACTGGTGCTCACCACAGCAGCACTCGAGCTCAATCCTCCACCGACGGGAACTGTCCCGTCCATGAGGAGCTCCATATTGCAAGGTCTGAATCCAGCTCCatgcttcttcctcaacaAACCAAGCACACCTCGAAGTCCACTCTTGAAGTAATTCGTCCACTCCAGTTTTGTCGCATCGATCGTCACGTCTCCGTCGATAGGAATCTCAAAGTCCCTGGCCTCAAACTTGTCCTCCACATTAGCGATACGGATGCGGAATGTCTTGGCGTCGTCGGCGACGGGGGTGTGAGACACGGCCAGGAGGGCGTCGGCGGTGATGGCCATGGGGAGCACCGAGTAGAGGGAGTAGTCAATGTGCTCGCCAATAATGTTGACTCGTCCAGGTGAGCGAGCAACAAAAGAAGCTGGATGTCCATATACGGACTCAAACTTGGTGAGGAGGTGGTTCCATCGTGGTGCTTCGGTCGCGAGAGAGGCCGGAGGGTAGATGTCGGCGAGAGCGTTTGCGACGGGAACGGAGCGAGACATTTTGGCAATTGTTGCTTGTCTCTAATTGTCTTTGACTTGTGAGAATCTTGGGAATTGTTACCCGCAAGGTCTCAAGTGTCGTTCGTTTCGTCGCGTGAGGAAGCTGTAGGCGTTGCAACGTTTCTATGCCCCGCTATTGCCCCTCGTGGGATGTATCGCGGTTGCAGCTTGTGATTGATGACGTAGGTAGTTCTGAAGAGCACAATTTTGAAGCTCGTCGCGATACTTGGCCAATTCTATAGAAATAGAAGTCCAGCTGAGAGATCAAGTGTAAATGTACCAGGAGAAGGAACAGGCAGAGCCGTCGGGTCTCAACACATCTTGTACCCCGTGTTCAACGTTCGTCAACCCCTCAGCTTTTTGCGCCGAGTATATCCCCACCTATCGGCGTGTCGCCCAGGGCCTTTTTGCCTATGGTCAGTTCCCCGTAACAGGTATCGCGCGGTCCACTGCTCGGTGGAATATGGCGCGTGGTCTTGAGCCTGTGGAGATTTCTCTTGTTGATGGGCAGAGGAGGTCCCGCGGTTGTTTGTCATTGAGCTGGTTGTCGGAGTTGTGGTCGGCTCTAGATCCGACCGATGCATGACGTTTCTTTGTAACGGCATACCTTGGGAATCAGGTGAAAAGAACTCATGATTGGAAGGGATTTCAGTCAGGCAATGGTGGAATGATGGAATTGGTTCCAGTGGTGGGATGCGCGGGTGAACTATCGGAGCCAGTTCCACCGACGGCCGAATAGTCAACTCGCAATATCATCAAGTTGATGCAAACAGGCCGGCAATGGCCATGAAACACTGCTTCGTAGCAAACAATCTTCACATTTGCACTGGCAGCTGGCCAACACTGGCCCAGCTGTCAACACTGATCATTCTGACTACCATGCAGGCAGGTACTGGCAGCCGTCATGGCGATATTGAGCCTTTGGCCTCATCATGACTTTTCCTCACCAAGTGTTCATTGCATGACAACCAACCCACCATTCTCAGTTGCTACACACGGGATAGAATCATCGTTTCTCTCGATCAATCACGAAACTTCAGAAAAAGAGGCCGAAATGTCCTACCCGGCGCAGGACTTGCAGCCAAACACCCTGTACCTGACCATCTCAACACCTGAAGCACCCGCGAGCGCCATCGCACACATCTACGATGTCGACATGACCTGGCTCCAAGGCGCCCTGGCCGCACCCATGGAAGGAGCCGACAACTTTGAATGGGGAATCTACTGGCATCGAGGCCACCAAGACGGAACCTGGTACATGATGCACCGCGCTGGCGACCCTGAATTGCCCACCTACCAACTTGGCCTCAAGATGAAGCACCCCTTCAAGAGCATGGAGATGAGGCAGTCTCcccgcctccaccaccacgtcGTCGGACTCATCCGTCTCATGCGAATCACCGACCTGACTGGTCTTGAAATCACGACCTATCTCGACTGGCTCGCACCCAGGGCCGCCATGAAGGCGCAGCGGAGCGTCATGTGGGCGATGACGGTCTACGGCCGGACGAGGAAGCACGTCGCCAAGGCGCGCGGAATTTGTGAGCTTGGATTCGATACCTCTGGGTTGATCCGCGAGTTGCTGCAGTTTGCGCATCGTGAGATTTGGTATTCGTTGGCTGGACAGCTGCCGCGTCCGATCTTTCAGCCGCCTGTCGGAGTTGAGAAGGAGACAGCTTGAAGCTTTGCGTGAGGAGAGTCCTTGGAGGGGTTCAATTGGTGAGTGGGAATCGTGAATGCCTAGAAAAGGTGAACATGGCTAACTGTCGCGTAGCAAATGTCCACTCTGTATCACAGCCTGTTCGTCGAATGAgaatgttgatgatggattAAGAAGTGAGGCGTAGCGGGTTGACATGACATGGATGGTTCGTTGAACACGTTGCGTGACGAATACTCTCGATTGGTGCTGTTACTGTTCCTGGGCATGTTACGAGTTCTCGCACGTGAGATTGGACGAGAACTGAACACGAGGCGATATAAATTGTACGAGAGTCTAGGCAGAATAGAATGCTCTGCTGTAAAATGAAACctgttttttttaaaaaccaGGTCGAGGGTTAAACAGGTTTGGCCCATCAGCCCTTCACCGTACCTTGCAGCAGGCGGCGTGCCGAGGATACCGAAAAAGCCAGGGAGCAAAACGAAACGCCACGTGACACAAAGGCCAGGCTGCTAGACATTCCTCCAGCCTCTGCAATCCAATCCATTTTATGCCAGCAAACTCCCTTTGAAAGCAGGTGTCGAAAAAGGACCGCCAAGACTGAATAGGTTCAATTGCGAAGCATCAAAAAGATGGGACATCACAACCTTCGCTTTGACGGCGATCCTTATTCGTCCAGCGGAGCTTGGAGTCCGCCAACCAGCAGGGCAAAGTAAAACCGGCAGCCTCAGGAAAGCCCTTTTTATGCAAGAGTTTTTACTGACTTGGCGGTTAGTTTCTGCGAGGAGGACTATGTCATTACCTTGTATCTGGCAGAGTTTGTCAACGCCTTGACCAACGTCACCTATGGTATGTCCTCGAAGCTTGGTGTGTAACCTTTATGTGCTCCGCTGACTGTAACCTTGATTAGTCTACTTTGCTCTGCGATACATGTATGGCGGCTCTGGTAGACGGGGGATTCTACCCGCCAGATGGGACTTCATGTCCGTCTCCCTGCTGATTCTTGGCATTGGATCGTTTCTGTTCCACGCATCGCTCCGCCAAACCCTCGAGTTTGTCGATGAGTTGTCGATGCTACTGCTCTCCTGGTCCATGCTCCGGACCATTCTCGTAATGCGACAGACTCCCTCAATGGTCCGCCTCATCACAGCAATCCTccccgtcttcttcatctcattCTCCGTCTTCTACGTCTGGTCGGCAAAGATCATCTATCAGGTGATTGGATTCTGGTTtagcctcatcctcatcggcctTCGCATACGGTACCTCCTGTACTGGCTCAAGCCGGGCTTTTCTGAGAAGCAGACACACGAGTGGGCCGTCAGAATCTGGACGGCGACCTTTATCTGCCTGTTTGGATACTTCATCTGGAACATTGACCTCGAGTTTTGCGCCGAGCTCAGAGACCTTCGAGCGAGGGTCGGACTGCCTTGGGCGTGGATCTTTGAGTTTCACGGTTGGTGGCATATCCTGACGGCTGTTGGTGCCAGTCAGTTCATGGATGTGGTGCGAGAAGTGCGCGAGGAGGCGGCCCGTATGAAGCAGGAGTGATTGTTGGATATGGTAGGCGTTTGTCTTCATTCTGGACGAGGGTTTGGGTTCTCGCAGTGGTACATGTATAAGTTTTGCTAAACCATTAGAGCGCTTGGATTTTAAGAACATACTCGGTATGGGTGTATCTGATAGATGGCGTCAACCCAGTGAATAATCCACCTGATCTTGAGTGTCTAACCCACCCCCGACCAACTGTAACTGGCGTCTCGCCTGGAGGAACCTGCATCTTTAAAACTCGAACTGCAAGCGGAAAGATATGAGACCGAGCGCCTTTTCGATATGAAGATTTGGTGGGAAAGGGCCAAGTACTGAGTTTGCCAAGTTGGGCTCGTGTCTCAGTTGCGGCTCCAACTCGCCTTGAACAGAGTCCACCCGGGCGATGCCCTGTGACGTGGAATCTGCTTTGAGCTTGGAGTGACGCTCATATATATACTGTACTCGAAATGATATAGTTTGAACTTTGTTATCTCTCTCTTGGATCGAACGA is a window encoding:
- a CDS encoding Galactokinase, whose product is MSRSVPVANALADIYPPASLATEAPRWNHLLTKFESVYGHPASFVARSPGRVNIIGEHIDYSLYSVLPMAITADALLAVSHTPVADDAKTFRIRIANVEDKFEARDFEIPIDGDVTIDATKLEWTNYFKSGLRGVLGLLRKKHGAGFRPCNMELLMDGTVPVGGGLSSSAAVVSTSSLAILLSNGEKEVDKKELTELAIVNERAVGVNSGGMDQAASVFSEKGAALFVSFSPSLEARPVKFPPTHPELCFVIVQSFVTSNKQVTGPIHYNLRVVECSMAAAYLNAVLNPPGTQLPEDAGPLGISLQGFHETFFYHLNGSDYSAAKSVTKEEELKKLIELTKNTLTQEEGYTREEVAKVLNITVEELEARFMSRLPVRAERFKLRQRALHVFTEALRVLHFMALLENPVHTGATDTTPFNKELGHLLNETHVSCRDLFQCSCPELDEICDISLRSGAYGARVTGAGWGGCSVHLVPADKVEAVTEALEKEYFSKRELTEEQRKGAVVVSRPATGSAIYYIQDGVKP
- a CDS encoding C2H2-type domain-containing protein; this translates as MAPDSWSEADSISQHSSMSHQDDSLDRQLLRHLMRRYGREGVAQLMDEEATSPAISLNDGASVISSSTYSSVKSEDAASLFDTASVRTFSSDNSSVRGSIISNVSARTAKLLGRKSNQSTRPSTSQSTHREEEAATTPSGDSATPAPHAPKQKGSFTCGFCREEDIQKTCTRKNDLKRHIEDFHNTNAQWFCRHSDCNMVFDWQTAYKTHLKQAHGGSRMTLDEAKVNLCPQTVFACGFENCPQVFEAPSDDDVDSTFKEFVAHVVKHFDEGSNSGEWTYSGRMRNLLKQSGLVRAWANSSWPEEERNRLQWHPQSSGILRKRLETRHLGDLQLMVQYAIALGSEPSSITKYREDFINPVKDQCRQPIPGHKSRAPPLPPSGPSPDADQYQFRISRGTNPNLAAYLASQRRVYVPRPGPVRSGRSARPPRHTMPATTAAPAPMPHHFQYANIPQAQMYDPRQQQQFAMMQQATGGIIAEDLRSLRSIANSMPEQDIDMNDADMMDAGFMQEPAFSAPYDPQSMTTSASDASCLTPTTPIGQQMSFGGYDSAYA